Proteins encoded together in one Streptomyces umbrinus window:
- a CDS encoding GNAT family N-acetyltransferase, with protein sequence MAIEISDKPEARRYEARIDGASTVAGFAEYIRTEELIAFVHTEVSPECEGKGVGSALVRASLDEARAAGLRVLATCPFYAGWIARHPGYGDLLYQARSQVSD encoded by the coding sequence ATGGCGATCGAGATCAGTGACAAGCCCGAGGCGCGTCGCTACGAGGCCCGGATCGACGGGGCGTCGACGGTCGCCGGCTTCGCGGAGTACATCCGTACCGAGGAGCTGATCGCGTTCGTCCACACCGAGGTGAGCCCGGAGTGCGAGGGCAAGGGCGTCGGGTCCGCGCTGGTCCGGGCCTCCCTGGACGAGGCACGTGCCGCGGGCCTGCGGGTGCTGGCCACCTGCCCCTTCTACGCGGGCTGGATCGCCCGCCACCCCGGGTACGGAGACCTGCTGTACCAGGCACGCAGCCAGGTCAGCGACTGA
- a CDS encoding L,D-transpeptidase family protein gives MITSTHGAVRRPVAVLAASLVLVGCGGGAVTSSDQRPGTTSVNGSAGASPAPAPHVALSVAPQQLPGLGSKTWAKVPPKARQALVVTGRGKNSSTSTAVLYERTESGWHAGTSWPAHNALRGWTDHHRAGDLRSPIGVYALTDAGGLRPDPGTSLPYDHSGGFGIGGTGFEGEPLAGSFDYVVAINYNRQAGTTPLDWTRPLGAGRGGGTWVHVDHDGPTQGCVSLRKKHMKELLRALDPDRDPVIVMGDAAALRR, from the coding sequence ATGATCACATCCACACACGGTGCCGTGCGCCGCCCCGTCGCCGTTCTGGCCGCCTCGCTCGTCCTCGTCGGCTGCGGAGGAGGAGCGGTGACCTCGTCGGATCAGAGGCCCGGCACGACATCGGTGAACGGCAGTGCGGGAGCGTCACCCGCCCCCGCACCCCACGTCGCCCTGAGCGTGGCACCTCAGCAACTGCCCGGCCTGGGCTCGAAGACGTGGGCCAAGGTCCCCCCGAAGGCCCGTCAGGCCCTGGTGGTGACGGGCCGGGGCAAGAACTCGTCGACCTCCACCGCGGTGCTGTACGAGCGCACGGAGTCCGGCTGGCATGCCGGGACCAGCTGGCCCGCGCACAACGCGCTCAGGGGCTGGACCGACCACCACCGGGCGGGAGACCTCCGCTCACCCATCGGCGTCTACGCGCTCACGGACGCGGGCGGCCTGCGCCCCGACCCGGGCACGAGCCTCCCGTACGACCACTCCGGCGGCTTCGGCATCGGTGGCACGGGATTCGAGGGCGAGCCCCTGGCCGGCTCGTTCGACTACGTGGTCGCCATCAACTACAACCGCCAGGCCGGCACCACACCGCTGGACTGGACCCGCCCCCTCGGAGCCGGCCGGGGCGGCGGCACCTGGGTGCACGTCGACCACGACGGCCCCACCCAGGGCTGCGTCAGCCTCCGGAAGAAACACATGAAGGAACTCCTGCGCGCCCTCGACCCCGACCGAGATCCCGTGATCGTCATGGGCGACGCCGCCGCGCTCAGACGTTGA
- a CDS encoding DUF4287 domain-containing protein encodes MSETVKGPASYFPSIEKKYGRPIAEWQGLIRSSPLAKHMELVAWLKTEHGIGHGHANALVAHTLAEDSGR; translated from the coding sequence ATGAGTGAGACCGTGAAAGGGCCCGCGAGCTACTTCCCCTCCATCGAGAAGAAGTACGGCCGTCCCATAGCCGAGTGGCAGGGCCTCATCCGCTCCTCGCCCCTCGCCAAGCACATGGAACTCGTGGCCTGGCTCAAGACAGAGCACGGCATCGGCCACGGCCACGCCAACGCCCTCGTCGCCCACACGCTCGCCGAGGACAGCGGCAGGTGA
- a CDS encoding response regulator: MRSTSRLPVIVVSGRGDETDRVAALEIGADDYLVKPFSQRELVARIGAVLRRCRPPELSTVLDVGTLRVDTAARQASGTGVLLNLRPREYALLEALARSPGRVLSAEQLLELIWGASWQQSATVIEHVYRVRGKLSRLPTPDSRLPTPGARTADHHGARLRIPSRSVRAAMSTSRPSSTPKPVPDFRRLFDSTISPLLILAPDFTIVEVNRAYLTATGTRRSIVGRPVFEVFPDNPEDPSADGVTNLRRSLETVVGTGRTDTMALQRYDIPTGGEGGFAERYWSPVNTPVLDADDRVTHIIHRVEDVTEFVRLRRAGHERERASAEAQMRAEGMEIDLFVRAREIREVNEQFRRVNGELDAAGRQLQEEQRAKDRFIATLSHELRNPLAAAATAATELLALDLPGGHPALSVLERQLGILARMSNDLLDGTRALTGRLELVPERMDLRSAVESACADMRGLFGHEGRALDLRLPDDPVLVDGDRLRLAQVLTNLLSNALKYTLPGGRTDVCLSCVDGQAQLTVRDDGIGFEPGQAEELFGVFMRAAPAGPHTPEGLGLGLAVARTIVELHGGRISAHSDGPDKGASFGVLLPTAAPDAPQPARPAATGRAQRQLVILIVEDNTDLAATYRALLERQGHHVTVVHTGADAVTATEAGLFDVVLCDLGLPDMDGYTVARTVRSRPHGAGLRLIAVSGFSRGTDRTLAHEAGFDAHLAKPLPLADLLGLLER, encoded by the coding sequence CTGCGCTCCACCAGTCGACTTCCGGTCATAGTCGTCAGCGGTCGCGGAGACGAGACGGACCGGGTGGCGGCCCTGGAGATCGGCGCGGACGACTATCTCGTCAAGCCGTTCTCGCAGCGGGAACTCGTGGCCCGTATCGGCGCCGTGCTGCGCCGGTGCCGGCCGCCCGAGCTGTCGACGGTCCTCGACGTCGGGACTCTGCGCGTAGACACCGCCGCGCGCCAGGCGAGCGGGACGGGTGTCCTGCTGAACCTGCGCCCCAGGGAGTACGCCCTGTTGGAGGCCCTCGCGCGCTCCCCCGGCCGGGTCCTCTCCGCCGAGCAGCTGCTGGAGCTGATCTGGGGAGCGTCCTGGCAGCAGTCCGCGACGGTCATCGAGCACGTGTACCGGGTGCGCGGCAAACTCTCCCGACTCCCGACTCCCGACTCCCGACTCCCGACTCCCGGCGCCCGCACCGCGGATCACCACGGTGCGCGGCTGCGGATACCGTCTCGATCCGTGAGGGCCGCCATGTCCACGAGCCGTCCGTCCAGCACCCCGAAGCCCGTCCCGGACTTCCGGCGCCTCTTCGACTCCACGATCTCCCCGCTGCTCATCCTCGCCCCTGACTTCACGATCGTCGAGGTCAACCGCGCCTATCTGACGGCCACGGGCACCCGTCGGAGCATTGTCGGGCGCCCCGTCTTCGAGGTGTTCCCCGACAACCCCGAGGACCCGTCGGCCGACGGCGTCACCAACCTGCGCCGCTCGCTGGAGACGGTGGTGGGCACGGGCCGCACGGACACGATGGCGCTGCAGCGATACGACATCCCGACGGGCGGCGAGGGCGGTTTCGCCGAGCGCTACTGGAGCCCGGTCAACACACCGGTCCTGGACGCCGACGACCGGGTGACGCACATCATCCACCGGGTCGAGGACGTCACCGAGTTCGTACGGCTGCGCCGGGCCGGGCACGAACGCGAGCGGGCGTCCGCCGAGGCGCAGATGCGCGCGGAGGGCATGGAGATCGATCTGTTCGTCCGCGCGCGGGAGATCCGCGAGGTCAACGAGCAGTTCCGCCGGGTGAACGGCGAACTCGACGCCGCCGGGCGGCAGTTGCAGGAGGAGCAGCGGGCCAAGGACCGGTTCATCGCGACGCTCTCGCACGAGCTGCGCAATCCGCTGGCCGCCGCCGCCACCGCGGCGACCGAGCTGCTGGCGCTCGACCTGCCCGGAGGCCATCCGGCGCTCTCCGTCCTGGAGCGGCAGCTCGGCATCCTGGCCCGGATGAGCAACGACCTGCTGGACGGCACGCGCGCGTTGACCGGTCGTCTGGAGCTGGTGCCCGAGCGGATGGATCTGAGGTCGGCCGTCGAGAGCGCCTGCGCCGACATGCGTGGTCTGTTCGGCCACGAGGGACGGGCTCTCGACCTCCGGCTGCCCGACGATCCGGTGCTCGTCGACGGTGACCGGCTGCGGCTGGCCCAGGTGCTGACGAACCTGCTGTCCAACGCGCTGAAGTACACGCTGCCGGGCGGCCGTACGGACGTATGCCTGTCGTGCGTGGACGGGCAGGCGCAGCTCACGGTCAGGGACGACGGGATCGGTTTCGAGCCCGGGCAGGCCGAGGAACTGTTCGGGGTGTTCATGCGGGCGGCTCCCGCCGGGCCGCACACTCCCGAGGGCCTCGGACTCGGGCTCGCGGTGGCCCGGACCATCGTCGAACTCCACGGCGGCCGGATCTCCGCGCACAGCGACGGGCCGGACAAGGGCGCCTCGTTCGGCGTGCTGCTGCCGACGGCCGCCCCGGACGCCCCGCAGCCGGCCCGCCCCGCGGCCACCGGCCGTGCGCAACGGCAGCTGGTCATCCTGATCGTCGAGGACAACACGGACCTCGCCGCGACCTACCGGGCGCTGCTGGAGCGCCAGGGGCACCACGTCACGGTCGTCCACACGGGCGCCGACGCCGTCACGGCCACCGAGGCCGGCCTCTTCGACGTCGTGCTGTGCGATCTCGGGCTGCCCGACATGGACGGCTACACGGTCGCCCGTACCGTACGGTCCCGTCCGCACGGCGCCGGGCTGCGCCTCATCGCGGTCTCCGGCTTCAGCCGGGGCACCGACCGGACGCTGGCCCACGAGGCCGGATTCGACGCCCACCTGGCCAAGCCGCTGCCGCTCGCGGATCTGCTGGGCCTGCTGGAGCGCTGA
- a CDS encoding Atu4866 domain-containing protein, which yields MTTGTSMNDDTSRAPHPYVGMWVTADGYIRQELLPDGRYDEARGERQSAYTGSYTVTGSHIDYVDDIGFTATGDVRDGVLYHEHLVLYREAT from the coding sequence ATGACCACAGGAACGAGCATGAACGACGACACGTCCCGCGCCCCGCACCCGTACGTCGGGATGTGGGTGACCGCCGACGGCTACATCCGCCAGGAACTGCTGCCCGACGGCCGGTACGACGAGGCCCGCGGCGAGCGGCAGAGCGCGTACACCGGCAGTTACACCGTGACCGGCAGCCATATCGACTACGTCGACGACATCGGTTTCACCGCCACGGGCGATGTCCGCGACGGGGTGCTCTACCACGAACACCTGGTCCTCTACCGCGAAGCGACCTGA
- a CDS encoding AAA family ATPase yields MIIERAYAHVASHDENAWPWSVPCVRGLLADGMRFTAPVTFVVGENGSGKSTLVEALAEGFGLDSWGGSHNWRYASHRAKSVLGERIRFDAAAARGRRMLGSWSARKGFFLRAETALDALDREGLAPHSVSHGEGFLAAFRGKFLEPGLYVLDEPEAALSFGSCLELLGHFDQLAKQGGQVICATHSPLLTALPGADIIEVGDHGMRQVAWQDLALVDHWRRYLADPHAYLRHILG; encoded by the coding sequence GTGATCATCGAACGCGCGTACGCACACGTGGCCTCGCACGACGAGAACGCATGGCCCTGGTCCGTGCCCTGTGTGCGCGGGCTCCTGGCGGACGGGATGCGGTTCACGGCACCGGTGACCTTCGTCGTCGGTGAGAACGGCTCGGGCAAGTCGACCCTGGTCGAGGCGCTGGCCGAGGGCTTCGGTCTGGACTCCTGGGGCGGCTCTCACAACTGGCGGTACGCGAGTCACCGGGCCAAGTCGGTACTCGGCGAGCGGATCCGCTTCGACGCGGCGGCAGCACGCGGGCGTCGCATGCTCGGCAGCTGGTCGGCCCGCAAGGGGTTCTTCCTGCGGGCCGAGACGGCACTGGACGCGCTGGACCGCGAAGGGCTCGCGCCGCATTCGGTCAGTCACGGCGAGGGCTTCCTCGCGGCGTTCCGCGGGAAGTTCCTGGAGCCGGGACTGTATGTGCTGGACGAGCCGGAGGCGGCGCTGTCGTTCGGCTCGTGTCTCGAACTGCTCGGCCATTTCGACCAGTTGGCGAAGCAGGGCGGCCAGGTCATCTGTGCCACGCACTCACCGCTGCTGACCGCGCTGCCGGGTGCGGACATCATCGAGGTCGGCGACCACGGAATGCGCCAGGTGGCCTGGCAGGATCTCGCCCTGGTCGACCACTGGCGCCGTTATCTCGCCGATCCGCACGCCTATCTCCGGCACATTCTCGGCTGA
- a CDS encoding response regulator transcription factor, with amino-acid sequence MCAHVMVAEDDEKQAELIRRSLLSEGHTATVVHDGGAALEAARQRRPDLVVLDLMLPVIDGFGVCRALRQNDDIPVLMLTARSTEEDVLLGLELGADDYMTKPYSPRELMARIRTVLRRSGRQAAGHREDPVVRAAGIAVDRVRHEVVCDGSPVDCTPAEYEILLAMTAEPERVFSRQQLLHRTRGIDRASTERAVDVHIMNLRRKIEADPRRPVRLLTVFGVGYKLSGDR; translated from the coding sequence GTGTGCGCACATGTGATGGTTGCCGAGGACGACGAGAAGCAGGCGGAGCTGATACGCCGTTCCCTGCTGAGCGAGGGCCACACCGCCACCGTGGTCCACGACGGCGGAGCCGCCCTGGAGGCGGCCCGGCAGCGTCGGCCCGACCTTGTCGTCCTGGACCTGATGCTCCCGGTGATCGACGGCTTCGGCGTGTGCCGGGCACTGCGCCAGAACGACGACATCCCCGTCCTCATGCTCACCGCACGCTCCACGGAGGAGGACGTGCTGCTCGGCCTCGAACTCGGCGCGGACGACTACATGACCAAGCCGTACAGCCCGCGCGAACTCATGGCCCGCATCCGCACCGTCCTGCGCCGCAGCGGCCGCCAGGCCGCCGGGCACCGCGAGGACCCGGTCGTACGGGCCGCCGGGATCGCCGTGGATCGCGTACGGCACGAGGTGGTGTGCGACGGATCGCCGGTGGACTGCACCCCGGCCGAGTACGAGATCCTCCTGGCCATGACCGCCGAGCCGGAACGGGTCTTCTCCCGGCAGCAGTTGCTGCACCGCACCCGGGGCATCGACCGGGCCTCGACCGAACGGGCGGTCGACGTGCACATCATGAACCTGCGCAGGAAGATCGAGGCGGATCCGCGCAGACCGGTACGGTTGCTGACCGTCTTCGGCGTGGGCTACAAGCTCAGCGGGGACCGCTGA
- a CDS encoding VOC family protein gives MAVQPEGTPCWADAMFSDVEGAKSFYGDVLGWTFGEASSEFGNYTQAYANGKAVAAVVPPMPGAEGQSAWCLYLASPDAAATAEKVRANGGQVLMEPMKVGDFGTMLLAQEPSGAVFGVWQAGVHEGFEATAVPGAYCWGEFFTREPEKVDGFLPAVFPYRAQQMEDDAIDFRIFNLGEETVLGRMKMTDEFPPEVPSYVNVYFTVEDCDAAVAKATERGAILRFGPMSSPFGRFAALSDPQGASFSVIDVTTTEGEMPKLTDVS, from the coding sequence ATGGCCGTACAACCTGAGGGAACACCGTGCTGGGCCGACGCCATGTTCAGCGATGTCGAGGGTGCCAAGAGCTTCTACGGTGACGTGCTGGGGTGGACGTTCGGCGAGGCGTCGTCGGAGTTCGGGAACTACACACAGGCCTACGCGAACGGCAAGGCGGTGGCCGCCGTCGTGCCGCCGATGCCCGGCGCGGAGGGTCAGTCGGCGTGGTGTCTGTACCTCGCGTCGCCGGATGCCGCCGCCACCGCCGAGAAGGTACGCGCCAACGGCGGCCAGGTCCTGATGGAACCGATGAAGGTCGGCGACTTCGGCACCATGCTGCTGGCCCAGGAGCCGAGCGGCGCCGTCTTCGGCGTGTGGCAGGCAGGCGTCCACGAGGGCTTCGAGGCGACGGCCGTGCCGGGCGCGTACTGCTGGGGCGAGTTCTTCACCCGGGAGCCCGAGAAGGTGGACGGCTTCCTCCCCGCCGTCTTCCCCTACCGCGCGCAGCAGATGGAGGACGACGCGATCGACTTCAGGATCTTCAACCTCGGCGAGGAGACGGTCCTGGGCCGGATGAAGATGACGGACGAGTTCCCGCCCGAGGTCCCGTCCTACGTCAACGTCTACTTCACGGTCGAGGACTGCGACGCCGCCGTGGCGAAGGCGACCGAACGTGGCGCGATCCTGCGGTTCGGCCCGATGAGCAGCCCCTTCGGGCGGTTCGCGGCCCTCAGCGACCCCCAGGGCGCGTCGTTCTCCGTGATCGACGTCACCACCACCGAGGGCGAGATGCCGAAGCTGACCGACGTGTCCTGA
- a CDS encoding sensor histidine kinase, whose protein sequence is MTRPIPLRKRLLVRLLITSVLIAICSVAATAWLAVETTTRAIQEEQGQVLTEDMDILRQLSGYAATHRDWSGVGKTVRALSDRTGRRIALTAPDRTPIADSETRDTALPPRAAAAVDPLHTDTFTEPGAQRTGIDPRAVGPFRLPRAERERVRLLAEKRRACFSNNGVETGITQMPSGRSVLVDEDGTVDGGQVPTPCADGVLNTPTATEEKALAELNTYAGDCLERVGGKFPSLFAATVDFTDRSTLTRYLGRKAETGIDTTRDQDKKAQECVDRARRRQLEPYVAPAAELFLGRGDSAVPHFDMSAANKAKVTGVAGLVLALTVAVTVLVATRLVRPLRALTHAAQQPPEQHVRVPVTTQDETGILAVAFNDLAERRERMEAQRKAMVADIAHELRTPLTNIRGWLEVTRDGVVDPDPELLASLHDEAVVLQRVIDDLQDLAAADAGTLRLHREPVRADELLEQVVAAHRVAAEAAGVRLHTAVDGSTGPDGRDGTPWLDADPVRMRQALGNLVSNAIRHTQADGTITLSSRRHDDEVVFEVADTGSGIAPEDLPSVFERFWRAEKSRSRRTGGSGLGLSIVRQLVTAHGGTVTVTSELGTGSVFTLRLPGAR, encoded by the coding sequence ATGACCCGCCCGATACCGCTGCGCAAGAGGCTGCTGGTCCGGCTGCTGATCACGTCGGTGCTGATCGCCATCTGCTCGGTGGCGGCGACGGCCTGGCTGGCGGTGGAGACCACGACCCGGGCGATCCAGGAGGAGCAGGGGCAGGTACTGACCGAGGACATGGACATCCTGCGGCAGTTGAGCGGCTACGCGGCCACCCATCGCGACTGGTCCGGCGTCGGGAAGACCGTCCGCGCACTGTCGGACCGGACCGGGCGGCGCATCGCCCTGACGGCCCCGGACCGTACGCCGATCGCGGACTCCGAGACACGGGACACGGCTCTGCCGCCCAGGGCCGCCGCCGCGGTCGATCCCCTGCACACCGACACCTTCACCGAGCCCGGAGCACAGCGGACCGGCATCGACCCGCGCGCGGTGGGTCCGTTCCGGCTGCCGCGCGCGGAGCGTGAGCGCGTACGGCTCCTGGCCGAGAAGCGCCGGGCCTGCTTCTCGAACAACGGTGTCGAGACCGGCATCACGCAAATGCCCAGCGGCCGCTCCGTCCTCGTCGACGAGGACGGCACCGTGGACGGAGGCCAGGTACCGACGCCGTGCGCCGACGGAGTGCTCAACACCCCGACCGCGACGGAGGAGAAGGCCCTGGCGGAACTCAACACGTACGCCGGGGACTGCCTGGAGCGTGTCGGCGGGAAATTCCCCTCGCTCTTCGCCGCCACGGTCGACTTCACGGACCGGTCCACGCTCACGCGCTACCTCGGCCGGAAAGCGGAGACGGGCATCGACACCACCCGTGACCAGGACAAGAAGGCGCAGGAGTGCGTCGACCGTGCCCGGCGCCGGCAACTGGAGCCCTACGTCGCGCCGGCCGCGGAGCTGTTCCTCGGCCGCGGCGACAGCGCCGTCCCGCACTTCGACATGTCGGCCGCCAACAAGGCCAAGGTCACGGGCGTCGCCGGCCTCGTCCTCGCCCTCACGGTGGCCGTGACGGTGCTGGTCGCCACGCGGCTCGTACGGCCGCTGCGCGCGCTGACGCACGCCGCCCAGCAGCCCCCGGAGCAGCATGTCCGCGTACCCGTGACCACCCAGGACGAGACGGGCATCCTGGCCGTCGCGTTCAACGACCTGGCCGAGCGCCGCGAACGCATGGAGGCGCAGCGCAAGGCGATGGTCGCCGACATCGCCCATGAACTGCGCACTCCGCTCACCAACATCCGCGGCTGGCTGGAGGTGACCCGCGACGGTGTCGTGGACCCCGACCCCGAACTGCTCGCCTCCCTGCACGACGAGGCGGTCGTCCTCCAGCGGGTCATCGACGACCTCCAGGATCTCGCCGCCGCCGACGCGGGCACGCTCAGGCTGCACCGCGAGCCGGTTCGCGCCGACGAACTGCTCGAACAGGTCGTCGCGGCACACCGCGTGGCGGCCGAGGCGGCGGGAGTCCGGCTGCACACGGCCGTGGACGGTTCTACGGGTCCGGACGGCCGCGACGGCACACCATGGCTCGACGCGGATCCGGTCCGGATGCGGCAGGCGCTGGGCAACCTGGTCTCCAACGCGATTCGCCACACGCAGGCCGACGGCACGATCACGCTCTCCTCCCGCCGCCACGACGACGAGGTCGTCTTCGAAGTGGCCGACACCGGCAGCGGGATCGCCCCGGAGGACCTGCCCAGCGTCTTCGAACGGTTCTGGCGCGCGGAGAAGTCCCGCAGCCGGCGCACCGGCGGCAGCGGCCTGGGTCTGTCGATCGTGCGTCAACTCGTCACGGCCCACGGCGGTACGGTGACGGTCACCAGCGAACTCGGCACCGGGTCGGTCTTCACCCTCAGGCTCCCCGGCGCCCGCTGA
- a CDS encoding HEAT repeat domain-containing protein, which produces MSVTETHEDALVRALGSEPRRPAAFRELMRLGSAAVPAVRRGLAHPEALVREQCCRLLDHLLVTEALDDLIAMLDDPSPQVRIAAVHALACDRCKSDACRPDRAVVLPLGIRLLNRDPDAHVRNFAAELVGLSVHTRTEAVAALVRARDNDPSPAVRKKAGWYAPGGPIHRRTAPRPARGPR; this is translated from the coding sequence ATGTCGGTCACGGAGACACACGAGGACGCTCTGGTGCGTGCGCTGGGGAGCGAGCCGAGGAGGCCGGCCGCCTTTCGTGAGCTGATGCGGCTCGGCTCCGCCGCCGTGCCGGCCGTCCGGCGGGGCCTGGCGCACCCCGAGGCCCTGGTACGGGAGCAGTGCTGCAGGCTGCTTGACCACCTGCTGGTGACCGAGGCACTGGACGATCTGATCGCCATGCTCGACGACCCCAGCCCCCAGGTCCGGATCGCCGCGGTGCACGCGCTGGCCTGTGACCGGTGCAAGAGCGACGCCTGCCGCCCCGACCGAGCCGTGGTACTGCCCCTGGGGATCCGGCTGCTGAACCGGGATCCGGACGCCCACGTACGCAACTTCGCCGCGGAGCTGGTCGGACTGTCGGTGCACACCCGCACGGAGGCGGTCGCCGCCCTGGTCCGGGCCCGGGACAACGATCCGTCGCCCGCTGTCCGGAAGAAGGCCGGCTGGTACGCGCCGGGCGGACCCATCCACCGCAGGACCGCGCCGCGACCGGCCCGGGGGCCCCGCTGA
- a CDS encoding response regulator, with the protein MRPHLALIEDDPDFALMCRTYLEREGFTVTWAMDARAGKAVMHDGGIDLVILDLGLSRRQRS; encoded by the coding sequence GTGCGTCCACACCTCGCGTTGATCGAGGACGATCCCGACTTCGCACTGATGTGCCGTACCTATCTGGAGCGTGAGGGTTTCACCGTCACGTGGGCCATGGACGCCCGGGCCGGCAAAGCCGTCATGCACGACGGCGGCATCGATCTCGTCATCCTCGACCTGGGACTTTCCCGACGGCAGCGGTCTTGA
- a CDS encoding LLM class flavin-dependent oxidoreductase has translation MPLPSQPLRKLGFLTIGLFDEADPRKGHESTLEIIQLGERLGFDSAWLRHRHLQYGISSPVAVLAAASQRTTRIELGTAVIPLGWENPLRLAEDLATVDLLSGGRLNPGISVGPPMHYDQVKQALYPDTADAEDFGYDRVARLLDFVRGKPATDFSGVEGFEVFSDRVQPHAPGLGRRLWYGGGSLRSAQWAGEHAMNFLTSSVVKAEGPQEPEDFAEVQLSHVRAFRAHHPDGDRARVSQGLVVIPTDSASPEQRAKYEAYAEKRLPRTATPQGPARLMFAPDLVGTSAEIAERLYAHAAFREIDEVAFALPFTFEHDDYVQILTDIATRLGPALGWQASAQHG, from the coding sequence GTGCCTCTGCCCTCACAACCGTTGCGCAAGCTGGGCTTCCTGACCATCGGGTTGTTCGACGAGGCCGACCCCCGCAAGGGCCACGAGTCGACGTTGGAGATCATCCAGCTCGGTGAGCGCCTGGGCTTCGACAGCGCGTGGCTGCGCCACCGCCATCTCCAGTACGGCATCTCCTCGCCCGTGGCCGTCCTTGCCGCGGCCTCTCAGCGCACCACCCGGATCGAGCTCGGCACGGCGGTCATCCCACTGGGCTGGGAGAACCCGCTGCGGCTGGCCGAGGACCTGGCCACGGTCGACCTCCTGTCCGGCGGCCGGCTCAATCCAGGCATCAGCGTCGGCCCGCCGATGCACTACGACCAGGTCAAGCAGGCGCTGTATCCGGACACCGCCGACGCCGAGGACTTCGGGTACGACCGGGTGGCGCGGCTGCTGGACTTCGTACGCGGCAAACCGGCCACCGACTTCAGCGGTGTCGAGGGCTTCGAGGTGTTCTCGGACCGGGTCCAGCCGCACGCGCCCGGTCTTGGCCGTCGCCTCTGGTACGGCGGCGGAAGCCTGCGGTCGGCCCAGTGGGCCGGTGAGCACGCGATGAACTTCCTGACCAGCAGCGTCGTCAAGGCGGAAGGACCACAGGAACCCGAGGACTTCGCCGAGGTCCAGCTGTCCCACGTACGCGCCTTCCGCGCCCACCACCCCGACGGCGACCGTGCCCGGGTCTCCCAGGGGCTCGTCGTCATCCCGACCGACAGCGCCTCACCGGAGCAGCGCGCGAAGTACGAGGCGTACGCGGAGAAGCGGCTGCCGCGGACCGCCACGCCTCAGGGGCCGGCCCGCCTGATGTTCGCGCCGGACCTCGTCGGCACCTCCGCGGAGATCGCCGAACGGCTCTACGCGCACGCGGCGTTCCGGGAGATCGACGAGGTGGCGTTCGCGCTGCCCTTCACCTTCGAGCACGACGACTACGTCCAGATCCTCACCGACATCGCCACCCGGCTGGGCCCGGCACTCGGCTGGCAGGCGTCGGCCCAGCACGGATAG
- a CDS encoding SAM-dependent methyltransferase, whose amino-acid sequence MTEHEPELAAAAEIRARIDTDKPHSARFWNYFVGGKDHYEVDREIGDHIKEIFPGLVDVASTSRHFLGRAVTHLAGEQGIRQFLDIGTGLPTADNTHEVAQRVAPDARIVYVDNDPLVLAHARALLTSTPEGETAYLDANLYEPEAVLKAAAHTLDFSKPVALMILNTLGHVAEYDQARDLVSRLMAGLPSGSYLVISDSTATSEGMIAASDAYNASGAVPYYVRAVDEIAGFFDGLELVEPGVVQVTQWRPEAAGSVVDAYGAVGRKP is encoded by the coding sequence GTGACAGAGCACGAACCCGAACTCGCCGCAGCTGCCGAGATACGGGCCCGGATCGACACGGACAAGCCGCACTCCGCGCGCTTCTGGAACTACTTCGTGGGCGGCAAGGACCACTACGAGGTGGACCGTGAGATCGGGGACCACATCAAGGAGATCTTCCCCGGCCTCGTCGACGTGGCGAGCACGAGCCGCCACTTCCTCGGACGTGCTGTCACTCACCTCGCCGGCGAGCAGGGCATCCGGCAGTTCCTGGACATCGGCACCGGTCTGCCGACCGCCGACAACACGCACGAGGTCGCCCAGCGCGTGGCGCCGGACGCACGCATCGTGTACGTCGACAACGACCCCCTGGTCCTCGCCCACGCCCGTGCACTGCTCACGAGCACGCCCGAGGGCGAGACGGCGTACCTCGACGCCAATCTCTACGAGCCCGAGGCCGTCCTCAAGGCAGCGGCGCACACGCTGGACTTCTCCAAGCCCGTCGCCCTGATGATCCTCAACACGCTCGGCCATGTCGCCGAGTACGACCAGGCCCGGGATCTGGTCTCGCGCCTCATGGCCGGTCTGCCGTCGGGCAGTTACCTGGTGATCAGCGACAGCACCGCCACCAGCGAGGGCATGATCGCCGCGTCGGATGCGTACAACGCCAGTGGCGCCGTCCCGTACTACGTGCGCGCCGTCGACGAGATCGCCGGGTTCTTCGACGGGCTGGAGCTGGTCGAACCCGGCGTCGTGCAGGTCACCCAGTGGCGTCCGGAGGCCGCCGGTTCGGTGGTCGACGCCTACGGAGCGGTCGGCCGCAAGCCGTAG